One part of the Tenacibaculum sp. 190130A14a genome encodes these proteins:
- the lpxB gene encoding lipid-A-disaccharide synthase — protein MKYYILAGEASGDLHGSNLMKAMYKEDPKADIRFWGGDLMESVGGTLVKHYKERAFMGFVEVLMNLRKILGMISFCKKDIAEFKPDVLILIDNSGFNLRIAKWAKENGIRTNYYISPQVWASRAGRVKSIKRDVDEMFVILPFEKEFYQKYNYDVHFVGHPLIDGIAGRAQIDEEVFRKEYDLGDKDIIALLPGSRKQEITKMLSVMLSLVDDFPEYQFVVGGAPSQSEAFYKEFIKGKNVKLISNKTYDLLSISYAALVGSGTATLETALFKVPQVVCYKGSNISYQIAKRIITLEYISLVNLIMDKPVVTELIQNDFNTQSLKLELTKILEEEHREDLFLAYFELEQKLGGKGASEKTAKLIVEGIK, from the coding sequence ATGAAATATTACATTTTAGCAGGAGAAGCATCGGGAGATTTGCATGGGTCAAACTTAATGAAGGCTATGTATAAAGAAGATCCAAAAGCAGATATACGTTTTTGGGGAGGAGACTTGATGGAGTCTGTTGGAGGTACTTTGGTGAAACACTATAAAGAACGTGCTTTTATGGGGTTTGTTGAGGTGTTGATGAATCTTCGTAAAATCTTAGGGATGATTTCTTTTTGCAAAAAAGACATCGCTGAGTTTAAGCCAGATGTATTAATTCTAATTGATAATTCTGGATTTAATCTTCGTATTGCTAAATGGGCTAAAGAAAATGGTATCCGTACCAATTACTATATTTCACCGCAAGTATGGGCAAGTAGAGCAGGAAGGGTTAAGAGTATCAAAAGAGACGTTGATGAAATGTTTGTTATTCTTCCTTTTGAAAAAGAGTTCTACCAAAAGTATAATTATGATGTTCATTTTGTTGGGCATCCGTTAATTGATGGAATTGCAGGTAGAGCACAAATAGATGAAGAAGTTTTTCGAAAGGAGTATGATTTAGGAGATAAAGATATCATAGCCTTATTGCCAGGAAGTAGAAAGCAAGAAATAACAAAAATGCTTTCAGTAATGTTGTCTTTAGTAGATGATTTTCCAGAGTATCAATTTGTTGTTGGTGGAGCACCTAGTCAGTCAGAAGCTTTTTATAAAGAGTTTATCAAGGGTAAAAATGTAAAACTTATTAGTAATAAAACGTACGATTTACTGAGTATTTCTTATGCTGCTTTAGTAGGTTCGGGAACAGCAACGCTAGAAACAGCTTTGTTTAAAGTACCCCAAGTAGTTTGTTATAAAGGAAGTAATATTTCCTATCAAATAGCAAAACGAATTATTACGTTAGAATATATTTCATTGGTGAATTTGATCATGGATAAACCTGTGGTAACTGAATTAATTCAGAATGATTTTAATACACAAAGTTTAAAGTTAGAATTAACTAAAATACTTGAAGAAGAACATAGGGAAGATTTATTTTTAGCCTATTTTGAATTAGAACAAAAGTTAGGAGGAAAAGGAGCTTCTGAAAAAACTGCAAAACTGATTGTTGAAGGAATTAAATAG
- a CDS encoding C40 family peptidase — translation MIKKLLFIFLCSFIMISCGSSKNVASSKPSKAKTKKKVTIADKIVWTAVSYKGVPYKFGGMTKRGMDCSGLIHTSFKQRNVNLPRTSREMYAKGYDIPLKKVQRGDLLFFKTARKKGKVNHVGLVTSVKNGDIHFIHSTSSRGVIVTSLWQKYWRKAFIKAKRVL, via the coding sequence ATGATAAAAAAACTACTCTTTATATTTTTATGCTCTTTTATAATGATTTCTTGTGGATCATCAAAAAATGTAGCATCTTCAAAACCGTCCAAAGCAAAAACTAAAAAAAAGGTAACTATTGCCGATAAAATTGTTTGGACAGCGGTTTCTTACAAAGGTGTTCCTTACAAGTTTGGAGGAATGACAAAAAGAGGAATGGATTGCTCAGGATTAATTCATACTTCTTTTAAACAACGTAATGTGAATTTGCCAAGAACTTCTCGTGAAATGTATGCGAAAGGGTATGATATTCCTTTAAAGAAAGTACAACGAGGAGACTTATTGTTTTTTAAGACCGCAAGGAAAAAAGGAAAGGTAAATCATGTTGGTTTGGTAACTTCAGTTAAAAATGGAGATATTCATTTTATTCATTCTACTAGTTCAAGAGGTGTAATTGTTACTTCACTTTGGCAAAAGTATTGGAGAAAGGCTTTTATCAAAGCTAAACGGGTTTTATAG
- a CDS encoding C40 family peptidase, with the protein MNKRLLLLILIVGFIVFRFINQGEEEVKEEHTKVTQIISLANSYKGVAYRAGGTTKRGMDCSGLVTTVFRAFDMQLPRSSALMSREGEEISLEEVREGDLLFFDIARLKGNINHVGLVTSIEKGNILFIHSTTSRGVITTSINEPYWKEAFVKAKRVLN; encoded by the coding sequence ATGAATAAAAGACTTCTTTTACTGATACTTATTGTTGGGTTTATCGTATTTCGTTTTATAAACCAAGGAGAGGAAGAAGTAAAAGAAGAGCATACTAAAGTAACTCAGATTATTTCCTTGGCCAATTCATACAAAGGAGTTGCTTATAGAGCAGGAGGTACTACCAAAAGAGGAATGGATTGTTCTGGATTGGTTACTACCGTTTTTAGAGCTTTTGATATGCAACTGCCTCGCTCTTCTGCTTTGATGAGCAGAGAAGGAGAGGAGATCTCATTAGAGGAGGTTAGAGAAGGAGATTTGCTGTTTTTTGACATTGCCCGTTTAAAAGGAAATATTAACCATGTAGGATTGGTAACTTCCATAGAAAAAGGAAATATCTTATTTATTCATTCTACAACCTCCAGAGGAGTGATCACTACTTCTATTAACGAACCTTATTGGAAAGAGGCGTTTGTAAAAGCAAAAAGAGTTCTTAACTAA
- a CDS encoding T9SS type B sorting domain-containing protein — translation MGNNRIKNCLFFLLTLCNLTTVFSQSIVWQNTIGGSNYEYLSSIELTNDGNYILGGYSQSNISGDKTENSRGINDFWITKIDNSTGTILWQKTIGGNSSDTATKTKQTKDGGYIIGGYSSSNISGEKSENSRGSFDYWVVRLDSNRNIIWDRTYGGNGIDRLWSIIETDDGGFLMGGESYSDISGDKTENSRGKNDVWIIKTDANGDIEWQKTFGGNDIDYLKSLTKANNGGYILAASSMSNISGEKSENSRGFGGDYWIIKIDDSGNIIWDKTIGGDNGDYAQSIIPTSDGNYIIGGDAASNISGEKTENSICISTDVWLVKINDDGNIIWDKTIGGESTEWVGNIQETKDKGIIIGSMSSSDISAYKTEKSVGDRDYWLVKLNKDGIIEWEKTLGGTDTDQLMAVIQAPDESYVLGGWSTSNVSGDKTENSNGKWDYWFLKFKNTSSSTYNPPNLERITVCEGQDLKLTAPSGHSFKWSGPENFTSTLQNPTLSNITNLNAGIYTCTLTNNANCTEVKIIHLTVTNASIAITPLTDVIACDDNNDNKASFNLLEKANELLNQNSEFVLDFLDGNGTSIPQPLPEAYINIIPNEEIITVKVSTKDAPSCYNTTSFKLIVSSVPNVTIDNIQNCDDNNDGFTEFNLLKYQENILNTTSNLVVDFYDHNNNQIPITTNYTNSIPNEEVITVKLINKANPNCFKTTTFRLIASNCSEPEPVDQTEFPNYFTPNNDALNDYWPNNTNNKFGIKRITIYNRFGTKLVELNQLDLGWDGTYNGQPMPSNDYWYKAEMLNGNVLKGNFSLIRK, via the coding sequence ATGGGAAACAATCGCATTAAAAATTGCCTATTCTTCCTACTAACATTGTGCAATCTTACCACTGTTTTCTCTCAAAGCATTGTATGGCAAAACACAATAGGAGGATCTAATTATGAATACCTTTCTTCAATTGAACTCACCAATGATGGCAATTACATTTTAGGGGGTTATTCTCAATCCAATATTTCAGGAGACAAAACAGAAAACTCAAGAGGTATAAATGATTTTTGGATTACCAAAATTGACAATAGTACTGGAACTATATTATGGCAAAAAACTATTGGAGGTAATTCAAGCGACACAGCAACTAAAACAAAACAAACCAAAGATGGAGGTTACATTATTGGTGGTTATAGCAGCTCGAATATATCAGGAGAAAAATCTGAAAACTCAAGAGGAAGTTTTGACTACTGGGTGGTTCGTCTCGATTCAAATAGAAACATAATTTGGGACCGAACTTACGGAGGTAATGGAATTGACAGGCTTTGGTCTATCATAGAAACAGATGATGGTGGCTTTTTAATGGGTGGAGAATCTTATTCTGATATTTCAGGAGATAAAACAGAAAATTCAAGAGGAAAAAATGACGTTTGGATTATTAAAACAGATGCCAATGGAGATATTGAATGGCAAAAAACGTTTGGAGGTAATGATATTGACTATTTAAAATCCCTTACAAAAGCCAACAACGGTGGTTATATATTAGCCGCTTCCTCTATGTCAAACATATCTGGAGAAAAATCTGAAAATTCTAGAGGTTTCGGAGGAGACTATTGGATTATAAAAATTGATGATTCAGGAAATATTATTTGGGACAAAACAATTGGAGGTGATAATGGAGATTATGCGCAATCCATCATACCAACTTCTGATGGAAACTACATTATTGGAGGTGATGCTGCTTCGAACATTTCTGGAGAGAAAACTGAAAATTCTATATGTATTTCCACTGACGTTTGGCTAGTAAAAATTAATGATGACGGAAATATTATTTGGGACAAAACCATTGGAGGAGAGAGTACTGAATGGGTTGGTAATATTCAAGAAACTAAAGACAAAGGTATTATTATAGGAAGTATGTCATCCTCTGACATATCTGCTTACAAAACCGAAAAATCTGTTGGTGATAGAGATTACTGGTTGGTTAAACTTAATAAAGATGGTATAATTGAATGGGAAAAAACCTTAGGAGGAACAGATACTGATCAATTAATGGCTGTTATTCAAGCTCCAGATGAATCTTATGTTTTAGGAGGGTGGTCAACATCAAATGTTTCAGGAGATAAAACTGAAAACTCAAATGGAAAATGGGATTATTGGTTTTTAAAATTTAAGAATACATCTTCCTCTACTTATAATCCTCCAAACTTAGAGAGAATTACCGTTTGCGAAGGTCAAGATTTAAAACTCACCGCACCTTCTGGTCATTCATTTAAATGGTCAGGGCCAGAAAATTTTACCAGTACTCTGCAAAATCCAACACTTTCAAACATAACCAACCTAAATGCCGGAATTTATACCTGTACGTTAACCAACAACGCTAATTGCACCGAAGTAAAAATAATTCATCTAACCGTTACGAACGCTTCCATAGCAATTACTCCTTTAACCGACGTTATAGCATGTGATGATAACAACGATAATAAAGCTAGTTTTAATTTATTAGAAAAAGCAAATGAGTTATTAAATCAAAACAGTGAGTTTGTTTTAGATTTTCTTGATGGGAACGGTACATCTATTCCGCAGCCGCTTCCTGAAGCATATATTAATATAATTCCTAATGAAGAAATCATAACTGTAAAGGTTTCTACTAAAGATGCTCCGAGCTGTTATAACACTACATCCTTTAAATTAATTGTTTCTTCAGTTCCAAATGTAACCATTGATAACATTCAAAATTGCGATGATAATAATGACGGGTTTACTGAATTCAATCTTTTAAAGTATCAAGAAAATATTTTAAACACTACAAGTAATTTAGTGGTAGATTTTTATGATCACAACAATAATCAAATTCCAATAACCACCAACTATACCAACTCCATTCCTAATGAAGAAGTTATTACGGTTAAACTTATTAATAAGGCAAACCCTAATTGCTTTAAAACAACTACTTTTCGATTAATCGCTTCGAATTGCTCAGAACCAGAACCTGTTGACCAAACCGAATTCCCTAATTATTTTACTCCAAATAATGATGCACTCAATGACTATTGGCCAAATAATACCAATAATAAATTTGGAATAAAAAGAATAACCATATACAACAGATTCGGAACAAAACTTGTAGAATTAAATCAATTGGATCTTGGTTGGGATGGAACTTATAATGGACAACCAATGCCTTCTAATGATTATTGGTACAAAGCTGAAATGTTAAATGGAAATGTTTTAAAAGGCAATTTTTCTTTAATCCGAAAATAA
- the obgE gene encoding GTPase ObgE, whose translation MTEGNFVDYIKIHAASGKGGRGSAHLHREKFVAKGGPDGGDGGRGGHVVVRGDKSMWTLFHLKFKRHFKAEHGGDGGSSRSTGSDGADIVIPVPLGTIFRDADTDEILFEVTEHDEDVILLEGGKGGKGNWHFKSPTNQTPRYAQPGIEGKEGWYRIELKILADVGLVGFPNAGKSTLLSVLTAAKPKIADYAFTTLKPNLGIVEYRNHQSFVMADIPGIIEGASEGKGLGHYFLRHIERNSLLLFLVPADSDDIKKEYEILLNELRKHNPELLDKERLLAISKSDMLDDELKEEIKQDLPEGIQALFISSVAQQGLMELKDKLWGMLN comes from the coding sequence ATGACTGAAGGAAATTTTGTCGATTATATTAAAATCCATGCGGCTTCTGGTAAAGGAGGTAGAGGTTCTGCTCACTTACACCGTGAAAAGTTTGTAGCAAAAGGAGGTCCTGATGGTGGAGATGGTGGCCGTGGAGGACATGTAGTAGTACGTGGAGATAAAAGTATGTGGACTCTTTTCCATTTAAAATTCAAACGTCATTTTAAAGCAGAGCATGGTGGTGATGGAGGATCTAGTAGAAGTACTGGTAGTGATGGTGCAGATATTGTAATTCCTGTACCTTTAGGAACTATCTTTAGAGATGCAGACACAGATGAAATTCTCTTTGAAGTAACAGAACACGATGAAGATGTTATTTTACTAGAAGGAGGAAAAGGAGGAAAAGGAAACTGGCACTTCAAATCTCCAACCAATCAAACACCACGTTATGCACAACCAGGTATTGAAGGAAAAGAAGGATGGTATCGTATTGAATTAAAAATCTTAGCAGATGTTGGTTTGGTAGGATTCCCAAATGCAGGAAAATCAACTTTATTATCTGTTTTAACTGCTGCAAAACCTAAGATTGCCGATTATGCTTTTACTACGTTAAAACCTAATTTAGGAATTGTAGAATATCGTAATCATCAAAGTTTTGTAATGGCAGATATTCCTGGAATTATCGAAGGAGCTTCTGAAGGAAAAGGATTAGGACATTACTTTTTACGTCATATTGAACGTAATTCGTTGTTACTATTCTTGGTTCCTGCAGATAGTGATGATATTAAGAAAGAATACGAAATTCTATTAAACGAACTTCGTAAACACAATCCAGAATTATTAGATAAAGAGCGTTTATTAGCTATTTCTAAATCGGACATGTTAGACGATGAATTAAAAGAAGAAATCAAACAAGATTTACCTGAAGGCATCCAAGCTTTATTTATCTCTTCTGTAGCACAACAAGGTTTAATGGAATTAAAAGACAAACTGTGGGGGATGTTAAACTAA
- a CDS encoding adenylate kinase — translation MKITKLHDLYFKEFLSESEISTIVKSLAQQVQNDLPKDEIPFFVGILNGCFVFAADFLREYKGACEMSFVKLASYEGTSSSDKVKKLIGINEDLAGRTVIILEDIIDTGTTLQEIYEIFKSQNVKELKIVSLFFKPDVYKKELNINYVGKSIEDKFIVGYGLDYDGYGRNLPAIYQLTSQPKMKNIVLFGPPGAGKGTQAEILKDKYNLVHISTGDVFRYNIKNETELGLLAKTYIDAGDLVPDEVTINMLKAEVNKNEGVAGFIFDGFPRTESQAAALDTFLAEKGERINGMVALEVPEDLLVARILERGKTSGRSDDTDEEKIRNRFNEYNTKTAILKDFYQAQNNYFGVDGVGSIEDITNRLSDVFDEL, via the coding sequence ATGAAAATTACAAAACTCCACGACCTGTACTTTAAAGAGTTCCTTTCTGAAAGTGAAATCTCTACCATAGTAAAATCCCTAGCACAACAAGTTCAAAACGATTTACCTAAAGATGAAATACCTTTTTTTGTGGGTATTTTAAATGGTTGTTTTGTATTTGCTGCAGACTTTTTACGAGAGTACAAAGGTGCCTGTGAAATGAGCTTTGTAAAGTTAGCTTCTTATGAAGGAACGAGTTCTTCTGATAAAGTAAAGAAACTAATTGGTATTAATGAAGATTTAGCAGGACGTACAGTAATTATCTTAGAAGACATCATAGATACTGGTACGACATTGCAAGAAATCTACGAAATTTTTAAAAGTCAAAACGTAAAAGAACTTAAAATAGTGAGTTTGTTCTTTAAACCAGATGTGTATAAAAAAGAGCTGAACATTAACTATGTTGGAAAGAGTATTGAAGACAAGTTTATTGTAGGTTATGGTTTAGACTATGACGGTTACGGAAGAAATTTACCCGCTATTTATCAATTAACATCACAACCCAAAATGAAGAATATTGTATTATTTGGCCCTCCTGGTGCCGGAAAAGGAACCCAAGCTGAAATTTTAAAAGATAAGTACAACTTAGTACATATTTCAACTGGAGATGTATTCCGTTATAATATAAAAAATGAAACTGAATTAGGACTTTTAGCAAAGACATACATCGATGCTGGAGATTTAGTACCAGACGAAGTAACTATTAACATGCTAAAAGCTGAAGTAAACAAAAACGAAGGAGTAGCTGGGTTTATCTTTGACGGTTTTCCTCGTACAGAATCTCAAGCGGCAGCTTTAGATACTTTCTTAGCTGAAAAAGGAGAGCGTATTAATGGAATGGTAGCTTTAGAAGTGCCAGAAGATTTATTAGTAGCTCGTATTTTAGAAAGAGGAAAAACTAGTGGACGTTCTGACGATACTGATGAAGAAAAAATTAGAAACCGTTTTAACGAATACAATACTAAAACAGCAATTTTAAAAGATTTCTACCAAGCTCAAAACAATTACTTTGGAGTTGACGGAGTAGGTAGTATTGAAGATATCACCAATCGTTTATCAGACGTATTTGATGAATTATAA
- the secDF gene encoding protein translocase subunit SecDF, which produces MQNKGLIKLFAILFGLVSIYQLSFTFFANKVEDSAKAYAKKNVPDNDGRTLARFERKYLDSVANKEVVNLGFAQYSYNDIREKEMNLGLDLKGGINAILQVSVKDILIGLSNDSQNTVFKEALAKADEAQKDSQENYLDLFYSEFEKASKGSIKLSDPSIFGTKALREKIDFNKTNEQVKSTLQEEINSSINTAFEVLRSRIDKFGVVQPNIQRIGTSGRIQVELPGAKDIDRVENLLQSTAELQFWEVFTNADLVQFFQVANAKSIELLKDDAAEEATEAKDSTKADSIDDLLGESDESKDAAEQKMLFTYLQPNLQQVSSTVGYARVADTAKVNSLLKNKDIRALLPNNLRYAKFLWDYKPFTPERNAQNQDVELFEMLKLYAIKSNRKDKAPIDGDVIADARQDFHPTRPSEPVVSMLMNSNGTKKWAKMSTENAGKFVAVVLDDYVYTAPSVNEPILNGSTQISGGLMTVNEAKDIATVLKAGKLPAPARMIQAEVVGPSLGQESINASLWSFGLAIILVLVWMFLYYGKAGLYANVALVVNILFIFGILASFNSVLTLPGIAGIILTIGMSVDANVIIFERIKEALGGGKSLGEAVDEGFSIKGALSAIIDANITTLLTGVILYVFGTGPIKGFALTLMIGIATSLFTAVFITRLFIDGAVEKGSALPFNTNFSKNWFKNINIEFLKKRKLAYIVSGFFIAVGLVSMLTLGLKQGVDFKGGRSYVVRFDQPMKANEVAANLKAAFGNNAPEVKTFGSDNQLKITTAFRIDEESKEVDNEVQTALYNGLKQYLGDTTYENFKPGFEKAGNGIMSYMKVEPTIADDIKQAAIWAVLGSLIVVFLYILLRFRKMSFSIGAVAAVFHDVLVVLGVFSLLYKVMPFDMEIGQSFIAAILTVVGYSLNDTVVIFDRIREYAGNSKSFSASLVDKALSSTLGRTINTSLTTLLVMLAIFFFGGDSIKGFMFALIVGVAVGTYSSLFVATPVMFDTTKKEDKE; this is translated from the coding sequence ATGCAAAACAAAGGATTAATTAAATTATTTGCTATTCTATTCGGTTTAGTAAGTATTTATCAGTTGTCTTTCACGTTTTTCGCCAACAAGGTAGAAGACAGTGCCAAGGCATACGCAAAAAAGAATGTACCAGACAATGATGGTAGAACATTAGCTAGATTTGAAAGAAAATATTTAGACAGTGTTGCCAACAAAGAGGTAGTAAACTTAGGATTTGCACAGTACTCTTACAACGACATCAGGGAGAAAGAAATGAACCTTGGTCTTGATTTAAAAGGGGGTATTAATGCAATTTTACAGGTTTCTGTAAAAGACATCTTAATAGGATTGTCTAACGATTCTCAAAACACTGTGTTTAAAGAAGCTTTAGCGAAAGCTGATGAAGCACAAAAAGACAGTCAAGAGAATTACTTAGATTTATTCTACAGTGAGTTCGAAAAAGCAAGCAAAGGAAGTATTAAATTAAGTGACCCTAGCATTTTCGGAACAAAAGCTTTACGTGAAAAAATAGACTTCAACAAAACAAATGAGCAGGTTAAATCGACTTTACAAGAAGAAATCAACTCTTCTATCAACACTGCTTTTGAAGTATTACGTAGCCGTATTGATAAATTCGGGGTAGTTCAACCAAACATTCAAAGAATTGGAACTTCAGGTAGAATTCAAGTAGAATTACCAGGAGCAAAAGATATTGATCGTGTAGAGAACTTATTACAAAGTACTGCAGAATTACAGTTCTGGGAAGTATTTACAAATGCTGACTTAGTACAGTTCTTCCAAGTAGCAAATGCAAAGTCTATTGAATTATTAAAGGATGACGCTGCTGAAGAAGCTACAGAAGCAAAAGACTCTACAAAGGCAGATAGTATTGACGATTTATTAGGTGAATCTGATGAATCTAAAGATGCAGCAGAGCAAAAAATGTTATTTACATATTTACAACCAAATCTTCAACAAGTAAGTTCTACAGTTGGATATGCTAGGGTTGCAGATACTGCAAAAGTAAACAGCTTATTAAAAAATAAAGACATTAGAGCTTTATTACCAAACAACTTACGTTATGCGAAGTTCTTATGGGATTACAAGCCTTTTACTCCAGAAAGAAATGCGCAAAACCAAGATGTTGAGTTATTTGAAATGCTTAAGTTATATGCTATCAAATCTAACAGAAAAGATAAAGCACCTATTGATGGTGATGTAATTGCTGATGCGCGTCAAGATTTCCACCCAACAAGACCATCTGAGCCAGTAGTTTCTATGTTAATGAACAGTAACGGAACAAAGAAGTGGGCTAAAATGAGTACTGAAAATGCTGGAAAATTCGTAGCAGTTGTATTAGATGATTATGTTTATACTGCTCCATCTGTAAACGAACCTATTTTAAATGGTAGTACTCAGATTTCTGGAGGGTTAATGACTGTTAACGAAGCTAAAGATATTGCAACAGTATTAAAAGCAGGTAAATTACCAGCTCCAGCTCGTATGATTCAAGCAGAGGTTGTTGGACCTTCTTTAGGACAAGAGTCTATCAACGCAAGTTTATGGTCGTTCGGATTAGCTATCATCTTAGTATTAGTATGGATGTTCTTATACTACGGTAAAGCAGGTTTATATGCAAACGTTGCTTTAGTGGTAAACATCTTATTTATTTTCGGAATTTTAGCATCATTCAACTCGGTATTAACATTACCAGGTATTGCAGGTATTATCTTAACAATTGGTATGTCTGTAGATGCAAACGTAATTATCTTCGAAAGAATTAAAGAAGCATTAGGCGGAGGAAAAAGCTTAGGAGAAGCAGTTGATGAAGGATTTAGTATCAAAGGAGCATTATCTGCAATTATTGATGCAAACATTACTACCTTATTAACAGGGGTTATCTTATATGTATTTGGAACAGGGCCTATTAAAGGTTTCGCTTTAACATTAATGATTGGTATTGCTACTTCATTATTTACAGCTGTTTTTATTACACGTTTATTTATTGACGGTGCTGTAGAAAAAGGTTCTGCTTTACCATTCAATACAAACTTCTCTAAAAACTGGTTTAAGAATATTAACATCGAGTTCTTAAAGAAACGTAAGTTAGCTTATATCGTATCTGGATTCTTTATCGCAGTAGGATTAGTTTCTATGTTAACGTTAGGATTAAAGCAAGGAGTTGACTTTAAAGGAGGTCGTTCTTATGTAGTTCGTTTTGATCAACCAATGAAAGCGAATGAAGTTGCTGCTAACTTAAAAGCTGCTTTTGGAAACAATGCTCCTGAGGTTAAAACTTTTGGTTCAGATAACCAATTAAAAATTACCACTGCGTTTAGAATTGACGAAGAAAGTAAAGAAGTTGATAATGAAGTACAAACTGCATTATATAACGGATTAAAGCAATATTTAGGAGATACTACTTATGAAAACTTTAAGCCAGGTTTTGAAAAAGCTGGAAATGGAATTATGAGTTATATGAAAGTAGAACCTACTATTGCAGATGATATTAAACAAGCCGCTATTTGGGCAGTATTAGGATCGTTAATCGTAGTATTCTTATACATCTTATTAAGATTTAGAAAAATGTCTTTCTCTATTGGTGCAGTAGCAGCAGTATTCCACGATGTATTAGTGGTATTAGGAGTATTCTCTTTATTATACAAAGTAATGCCTTTCGATATGGAAATTGGACAATCATTTATCGCAGCCATCTTAACGGTAGTTGGATACTCGCTGAATGATACCGTGGTAATTTTCGATAGAATTCGTGAGTACGCTGGTAACAGCAAATCGTTTAGTGCTAGTTTAGTAGACAAAGCATTAAGCAGTACTTTAGGTAGAACAATCAACACCTCTTTAACAACATTATTAGTAATGTTAGCTATTTTCTTCTTCGGAGGAGATAGTATTAAAGGATTTATGTTCGCATTAATCGTAGGGGTTGCAGTAGGTACATATTCATCTTTATTTGTAGCTACTCCAGTTATGTTTGATACTACGAAGAAAGAAGATAAAGAATAA